A genomic region of Oscillatoria sp. FACHB-1406 contains the following coding sequences:
- the psaB gene encoding photosystem I core protein PsaB — translation MATKFPKFSQDLAQDPTTRRLWYGIATAHDFESHDGMTEENLYQKIFASHFGHIAIIFLWTSGTLFHVAWQGNFEQWIKDPLNVRPIAHAIWDPQFGKAAVDAFTQGGASYPVDISYSGVYQWFYTIGMRTNDELHGGAMFLLILSAIFLFAGWLHLQPKFRPSLSWFKNAESRLNHHLAGLFGVSSLAWTGHLVHVAIPESRGQHVGWDNFLSTPPHPAGLLPFFTGNWGVYAQNPDTAGHVFSTSEGAGTAILTFLGGFHPETQSLWLTDIAHHHLAIAVIFIIAGHMYRTNFGIGHSIKEVNEAHNPPPGTPFGGLLGEGHKGIYDTYNNSLHFQLGWHLACLGVVTSLVAQHMYAMPPYAFLAQDFTTQAALYTHHQYIAGFLMVGAFAHGAIFLVRDYDPEANKNNVLARMLEHKEALISHLSWVSLFLGFHTLSLYVHNDVVVAFGTPEKQILIEPVFAQWIQAAHGKALYGFNSLLSNPDSIAATAWPNHGNVWLPGWLDAINSGTNSLFLTIGPGDFLVHHAIALGLHTTTLILVKGALDARGSKLMPDKKDFGYAFPCDGPGRGGTCDISAWDSFYLAMFWMLNTLGWLTFYWHWKHLAIWSGNVAQFNENSTYLMGWFRDYLWGYSASLINGYNPYGTNNLSVWAWMFLFGHLVWATGFMFLISWRGYWQELIETLVWAHERTPLANLVRWKDKPVAMSIVQGRVVGLAHFTVGYVLTYAAFVIASTASRFS, via the coding sequence ATGGCAACTAAATTTCCAAAATTTAGCCAGGACCTCGCCCAAGACCCGACCACTCGTCGTCTTTGGTACGGGATCGCCACAGCCCATGACTTTGAAAGCCATGATGGCATGACGGAGGAAAATCTTTACCAAAAGATTTTTGCTTCTCACTTCGGTCACATCGCAATCATCTTCCTGTGGACTTCTGGCACGCTATTCCACGTTGCTTGGCAAGGAAACTTCGAGCAATGGATTAAAGACCCCCTTAATGTCCGCCCGATTGCTCACGCAATTTGGGATCCTCAATTCGGTAAAGCAGCAGTTGATGCCTTCACCCAAGGCGGCGCTTCCTATCCGGTAGATATTTCCTACTCCGGAGTTTACCAATGGTTCTACACCATCGGGATGCGCACCAATGACGAACTGCACGGCGGTGCAATGTTCCTGCTGATTTTGTCAGCCATCTTCTTATTTGCTGGCTGGCTGCATTTACAGCCTAAGTTCCGCCCCAGTCTGTCTTGGTTCAAAAATGCTGAATCTCGTTTGAACCACCACTTGGCTGGCTTATTTGGGGTTAGCTCTTTAGCTTGGACGGGTCACTTGGTTCACGTGGCGATTCCCGAATCTCGGGGACAGCACGTTGGCTGGGATAACTTCCTGTCTACACCTCCTCACCCGGCTGGCTTACTGCCTTTCTTTACGGGGAACTGGGGCGTGTACGCACAGAACCCGGATACCGCCGGTCACGTCTTCAGCACTTCTGAAGGCGCGGGAACCGCAATCTTAACGTTCTTGGGCGGTTTCCACCCCGAAACGCAGTCGTTGTGGCTGACGGACATCGCGCATCACCACTTGGCGATCGCAGTGATCTTCATTATTGCCGGTCATATGTACCGTACCAACTTCGGTATCGGTCACAGCATTAAAGAAGTGAACGAAGCCCACAATCCCCCGCCGGGAACGCCTTTTGGCGGGCTGTTGGGCGAAGGTCATAAAGGAATTTATGACACCTATAACAACTCCCTTCACTTCCAATTAGGCTGGCACTTAGCTTGCTTGGGCGTAGTTACCTCCTTGGTCGCCCAGCATATGTACGCGATGCCGCCTTATGCGTTCTTAGCGCAAGATTTCACCACGCAAGCAGCCCTTTATACCCATCACCAGTACATTGCTGGATTCCTGATGGTTGGTGCTTTTGCTCACGGTGCGATCTTCCTGGTTCGCGATTACGACCCCGAAGCCAATAAGAACAACGTTCTGGCTCGGATGCTCGAACATAAAGAAGCACTCATCTCTCACTTAAGCTGGGTGTCTCTGTTCCTCGGGTTCCATACCTTAAGCTTGTACGTTCACAACGATGTCGTCGTTGCTTTCGGTACGCCTGAAAAACAAATCCTGATCGAACCCGTGTTCGCTCAATGGATTCAAGCCGCTCACGGAAAAGCTCTGTACGGCTTCAACAGCTTACTCTCGAACCCTGACAGTATTGCAGCCACCGCTTGGCCGAACCACGGCAACGTCTGGCTTCCCGGCTGGTTGGATGCAATTAACAGCGGTACGAACTCCCTGTTCTTAACGATTGGACCTGGAGACTTCCTCGTTCACCACGCGATCGCGTTAGGCTTGCACACCACCACCCTGATCTTGGTCAAGGGCGCGCTGGATGCTCGCGGTTCTAAACTGATGCCCGATAAAAAGGACTTCGGTTATGCCTTCCCCTGCGACGGTCCCGGTCGTGGCGGTACTTGCGATATCTCCGCTTGGGACTCTTTCTACCTCGCCATGTTCTGGATGCTGAACACCTTGGGCTGGTTAACTTTCTACTGGCACTGGAAGCATTTAGCAATCTGGTCGGGCAACGTCGCTCAGTTCAACGAGAACTCAACATATCTCATGGGCTGGTTCCGCGACTACCTCTGGGGCTATTCCGCCTCGCTGATTAACGGTTACAACCCTTACGGAACGAATAACCTGTCGGTTTGGGCTTGGATGTTCCTCTTCGGACACCTCGTCTGGGCTACCGGTTTCATGTTCCTGATCTCTTGGCGTGGTTACTGGCAAGAATTGATCGAAACCCTCGTTTGGGCGCACGAGCGCACTCCTTTAGCGAACTTGGTTCGTTGGAAGGATAAGCCGGTTGCGATGTCGATCGTTCAAGGTCGTGTAGTCGGTCTGGCTCACTTCACGGTTGGCTATGTCCTTACTTACGCCGCCTTCGTGATTGCTTCGACGGCTAGCCGTTTTAGTTAA
- a CDS encoding Uma2 family endonuclease gives MLLAPPNEIIHLSGISWQTYETLLEELRDRRLRLTYNRGNLEIMAPSPEHELSKKVMGRFVETLAEETNVSIYPLGSTTFKHPESVGVEPDECFYFRNIDRVRGKKRLDPNEELAPDLAIEIDVTSSSENRLQVYADLGVGEIWIYNGLSLVIQRLQNRTYIPSENSQFFPDIPIAEIAIFLQQATTSDYLELVRNFRSWVRNQIEKK, from the coding sequence ATGTTGCTCGCTCCACCGAACGAAATCATTCACCTGTCGGGGATTAGCTGGCAGACTTATGAAACGCTGCTTGAAGAATTGCGCGATCGCCGCCTCCGCCTCACCTATAATCGTGGCAATCTAGAAATCATGGCTCCTTCTCCAGAACACGAACTGAGTAAAAAGGTTATGGGGCGTTTTGTAGAAACTCTTGCCGAAGAAACTAATGTGTCGATATATCCGCTGGGATCGACTACATTTAAGCATCCCGAATCAGTAGGCGTGGAACCCGATGAATGTTTTTATTTCCGCAATATCGATCGCGTGCGCGGTAAAAAGCGACTCGATCCTAATGAAGAACTCGCCCCCGATTTAGCGATCGAAATTGATGTCACTAGCAGTTCTGAAAATCGCCTTCAAGTCTATGCCGATTTGGGCGTTGGAGAGATATGGATTTATAACGGGCTTTCTCTCGTCATTCAACGATTGCAGAATCGTACCTATATTCCCTCAGAAAACAGCCAATTTTTCCCCGATATCCCCATTGCCGAGATTGCGATTTTTTTACAACAAGCTACAACTAGCGACTACTTAGAGTTAGTAAGAAACTTTCGGAGTTGGGTCAGAAATCAGATTGAGAAAAAATAA
- a CDS encoding glycosyltransferase, producing the protein MSVKTLFNFPTAQKTFTNGDRLVASPPLKDCEVCAIVPVRNEAETLPATLAALFEQKDFKGRTLNHKRYEVIVFANNCTDDSAEIVRRFARQHPEFALHLVERTLPPEEAYIGRVRQLLLDEAYRRLRFHPRGVIASTDGDTQVDSRWIAAIMREISHGADAIGGRIVVDAAGRAALDSHARASYLRAVGYHSLMTQLEDCIDPDPFDCAPRHYQFFGANFAVTCAMYARAGGMPLVRTPEDVAFREALVKAGARLRHSPLMRVTTSARQTGRTNLGLANQLSVWQNMGERGQAFLVEPVEAIEARLHAKRELRLLWERVAKGEPCCDRTVVQLAERFAIMPEQIKGAIARSGSFQAFYHYLKQAQHARGLWQQQWTAVNIEVAIADLRLRLNDFRLNGANGQIGRFLLPN; encoded by the coding sequence GTGTCCGTCAAAACATTATTCAATTTTCCAACCGCTCAAAAAACTTTCACGAATGGCGATCGCCTCGTTGCATCTCCTCCCTTGAAAGACTGCGAGGTGTGCGCAATTGTTCCCGTCCGCAACGAAGCCGAAACGTTGCCTGCCACCCTCGCCGCTTTGTTCGAGCAAAAGGATTTTAAAGGGCGCACGCTCAACCACAAGCGTTATGAAGTCATCGTCTTTGCGAATAATTGCACCGATGATTCCGCCGAAATCGTCCGCCGTTTCGCCCGCCAGCATCCGGAATTTGCCTTGCATCTTGTCGAGCGAACTCTTCCCCCTGAAGAAGCATATATCGGTCGCGTCCGACAATTATTATTAGACGAAGCCTATCGACGCTTGCGATTTCACCCGCGCGGCGTTATTGCTTCTACCGATGGCGATACGCAAGTCGATTCTCGGTGGATTGCTGCAATTATGCGCGAAATCTCCCACGGAGCCGATGCGATTGGCGGGCGCATTGTCGTCGATGCGGCGGGACGTGCGGCGCTCGACTCTCACGCCCGCGCTTCCTACTTGCGAGCGGTGGGCTATCATTCCTTGATGACGCAGCTTGAAGATTGTATCGATCCCGATCCTTTCGACTGCGCGCCGCGTCACTATCAATTTTTTGGGGCTAATTTTGCTGTCACTTGTGCGATGTATGCGCGAGCGGGCGGGATGCCATTAGTACGAACGCCTGAAGATGTGGCCTTTCGCGAGGCGCTGGTGAAAGCGGGGGCGCGCTTGCGCCATAGCCCTTTAATGCGCGTTACGACTTCGGCGCGACAAACCGGACGCACGAATCTCGGTTTAGCCAATCAATTAAGCGTTTGGCAGAACATGGGAGAGCGAGGACAGGCGTTTTTAGTGGAGCCAGTCGAAGCCATTGAGGCCAGATTGCACGCCAAACGCGAGTTGCGCTTGTTGTGGGAGCGCGTGGCTAAGGGCGAACCTTGTTGCGATCGCACGGTGGTTCAATTGGCCGAGCGTTTCGCAATTATGCCAGAACAAATTAAGGGAGCGATCGCGCGATCTGGCTCTTTTCAGGCATTTTACCATTACCTCAAACAAGCACAGCACGCTCGCGGTCTGTGGCAGCAGCAATGGACGGCGGTTAATATTGAAGTCGCGATCGCCGATCTTCGGCTTCGGCTGAACGACTTCAGGCTCAATGGGGCAAACGGGCAGATAGGGAGATTTTTACTGCCCAATTGA
- the wecB gene encoding UDP-N-acetylglucosamine 2-epimerase (non-hydrolyzing), whose protein sequence is MTTSAPLDLCITLGTRPEAIKLAPVIQQFQAHRAFRTHIVLTGQHREMVDRVMELFDLTADRDLAIMQPQQTLTDITCRSLQGLEGIFEEIQPKMVIVQGDTTTAFAATLAAFYQKIPVGHVEAGLRTDDLYNPYPEEVNRRLISQLTQLHFAPTPLAVENLQRSGVIGSIHHTGNTVIDALLEVAQKQPECNVPGLDWSKFRVLLATVHRRENWGEPLQDILTGFSKILEAFPDTALLLPMHRNPTVREPIQAVLGEHPRVFLTEPLDYGELVGAIQRCYLLLTDSGGLQEEAPSLGKPVLVLRETTERPEAVTAGTAKLVGTEPEAIVGAAGELLRDRAAYEKMANAINPFGDGKASARIVDIVRDFLKR, encoded by the coding sequence ATGACCACTTCCGCTCCCCTCGATCTTTGCATTACCCTCGGTACGCGACCGGAAGCGATTAAACTCGCCCCCGTCATCCAACAATTTCAAGCCCACCGCGCCTTTAGAACCCATATCGTATTGACCGGACAGCATCGGGAAATGGTCGATCGCGTCATGGAACTCTTTGATTTGACCGCCGACCGAGATCTCGCGATCATGCAGCCGCAGCAGACTCTCACCGATATTACCTGTCGCAGCTTGCAAGGACTCGAAGGCATTTTTGAAGAAATTCAGCCCAAAATGGTCATCGTTCAGGGCGACACGACCACCGCTTTTGCTGCCACTTTAGCGGCTTTTTACCAAAAAATCCCGGTTGGTCATGTGGAAGCGGGATTGCGCACTGACGATCTTTACAATCCTTATCCCGAAGAGGTCAATCGGCGCTTGATTTCTCAATTGACTCAGTTACACTTTGCGCCGACTCCTCTAGCGGTGGAGAATTTACAGCGTTCTGGAGTCATCGGCAGCATCCATCATACTGGCAATACGGTTATTGACGCACTGCTCGAGGTCGCTCAGAAACAGCCAGAATGTAACGTTCCGGGGTTGGATTGGAGCAAATTCCGCGTCTTGCTCGCAACCGTCCATCGTCGCGAGAATTGGGGCGAACCGTTGCAAGATATCCTAACGGGATTTTCTAAGATTTTGGAAGCATTTCCCGATACGGCACTGTTGCTGCCGATGCACCGCAATCCTACCGTGCGCGAACCGATTCAAGCCGTGCTGGGGGAACATCCCCGCGTCTTTTTGACCGAACCGCTGGATTATGGCGAGTTAGTTGGGGCGATTCAGCGCTGTTACTTGCTGCTGACCGATTCTGGGGGATTGCAGGAGGAAGCGCCGAGTTTGGGCAAACCCGTGCTAGTGTTGCGGGAAACGACGGAGCGACCGGAAGCGGTGACGGCGGGAACGGCAAAGCTAGTGGGGACGGAGCCTGAAGCAATTGTAGGCGCGGCGGGGGAATTGTTGCGCGATCGCGCCGCTTACGAAAAGATGGCGAATGCAATTAATCCCTTTGGCGATGGCAAGGCTTCCGCACGAATTGTTGACATTGTTCGGGATTTTTTAAAGCGTTAA
- a CDS encoding PIG-L deacetylase family protein, whose translation MSAYSFVTEPDLKSLQLESVAEPILVVAPHPDDETLGCGGAIAQLRSMGKCVRVLVVSDGTMSHPNSRKYPPQKRRQLREGETIAALALLGVEADKIAFLRLPDGAVPTVAPETEATADAIARCRAYLSQYPPATLFLPYQFDPHPDHRATWQLVQAALRALSSTACWLEYPIWDWDPQQGQPFDLEQYRAWQVEIGEGLGLKKDAIACYRSQLGGLIDDDPDGFQLTPELIASFTQPLEIYLEPYTSILDC comes from the coding sequence ATGAGTGCTTATTCCTTTGTAACCGAACCGGATTTGAAGTCGTTGCAGTTGGAATCGGTAGCCGAGCCGATTTTGGTTGTTGCGCCGCATCCGGATGACGAGACGCTGGGCTGCGGCGGCGCGATCGCGCAATTGCGATCGATGGGGAAATGCGTGCGCGTGCTAGTCGTCAGCGACGGTACGATGTCGCACCCCAACTCTCGCAAGTATCCGCCCCAGAAACGGCGACAACTTCGGGAAGGGGAAACGATCGCGGCGCTGGCATTATTAGGGGTTGAAGCCGATAAGATTGCCTTCTTGCGGCTGCCGGATGGGGCAGTGCCTACCGTTGCACCGGAAACCGAAGCCACGGCGGACGCGATCGCGCGCTGTCGGGCTTATTTGAGCCAATATCCGCCCGCAACCTTATTTTTACCCTACCAGTTCGATCCGCACCCCGACCACCGCGCGACGTGGCAATTGGTGCAAGCTGCCCTGCGAGCGCTTTCTTCTACGGCGTGCTGGCTCGAATATCCAATTTGGGACTGGGATCCGCAGCAAGGACAGCCTTTTGATTTGGAGCAATATCGAGCTTGGCAGGTTGAGATTGGCGAAGGACTTGGGTTGAAAAAAGACGCGATCGCCTGCTATCGCTCGCAGCTTGGCGGTTTAATCGACGACGATCCCGATGGCTTTCAATTAACCCCAGAATTAATCGCTAGCTTTACCCAACCTCTAGAAATTTATCTCGAGCCTTACACTTCCATTCTGGATTGCTAA
- the metH gene encoding methionine synthase, whose translation MNSLFLNRLHSPERPVLVFDGAMGTSLQSQNLTAEDFGGANYEGCNEYLVHTKPEAITKVHRSFLEVGADVIETDTFGGTSIVLAEYDLASIAYELNKNAAELAKRIAAEYSTPEKPRFVAGSIGPGTKLPTLGHIGFETLKDAYVVQAEALFDGGADLLLVETCQDVLQIKAALNAIEEVFRNKGQRLPLMVSVTMEAMGTMLVGTEMAAALTILEPYAIDILGLNCATGPDKMKEHIKYLSENSPFIISCIPNAGLPENVGGKAYYRLTPMELRLALMHFIEDLGVQIIGGCCGTRPDHIEQLAELTQGLKPKERHPHYEPSAASIYSPQPYIQDNSFLIVGERLNASGSKKCRDLLNAEDWDGLISLAKAQVKEGAHILDVNVDYVGRDGVRDMHELASRLVNNVTLPLMLDSTEWEKMEAGLQVAGGKCILNSTNYEDGEPRFYQVLDLAKKFGAGVVVGTIDEEGMARTADKKFEIAKRAYDAAIAYGLPPYELFFDPLALPISTGIEEDRENGKATIEAIRRIHEELPGCHIILGVSNISFGLNPAARQVLNSVFLHDAMAVGMDSAIVSASKILPLAKIEEEHQQICRDLIYDRRQFEGEVCTYDPLTKLTTLFAGKKLKKEDAIDKNLPVEERLKQHIIDGERIGLDEALTEALQKHPPLQIINTFLLDGMKVVGELFGSGQMQLPFVLQSAQTMKAAVAHLEPFMEKDESSGNAKGTVVIATVKGDVHDIGKNLVDIILSNNGYKVVNLGIKQPVENIIQAYEEHQADCIAMSGLLVKSTAFMKENLEVFNDRGITVPVILGGAALTPKFVREDCQNTYNGQVIYGKDAFSDLHFMDKLMPAKNAREWDNVKGFLSENVELDEPAEEVNLATEKASNNGNKPLENGAVQEVDTRRSEAVAEAIDRPTPPFWGTQLLQPEALPLAEIFEYLDLQALIAGQWQFRKPKEQSRQEYEAFLTEKVYPILEEWKTKVIAENLLQPQVIYGYFPCAAEGNTLQIYDAKAVMEGNQGLDAIASFEFPRQKSLRRLCIADFFRTKEEALEAGKFDVFPMQAVTVGEIATEYAKQLFEANDYTNYLYFHGLAVQTAEALAEWTHARIRRELGFKDKEPDNLRDILAQRYQGSRYSFGYPACPNMSDQYTQLELLDTGRINLYMDESEQLYPEQSTTAIIAYHPVAKYFSA comes from the coding sequence ATGAATAGCCTCTTCCTCAACCGTCTCCATAGTCCAGAACGCCCCGTCCTCGTTTTTGACGGTGCAATGGGAACCTCTCTGCAATCCCAAAATTTAACCGCAGAGGACTTTGGGGGCGCGAATTATGAAGGCTGCAACGAATACCTCGTCCATACCAAACCCGAGGCAATTACCAAGGTGCATCGCAGCTTTTTAGAAGTGGGTGCAGATGTCATCGAAACTGACACCTTTGGCGGAACTTCTATCGTTCTGGCAGAATACGATCTGGCTTCCATCGCTTACGAGCTTAACAAGAACGCAGCAGAATTAGCCAAACGGATTGCTGCGGAATATTCTACCCCAGAAAAACCCCGTTTTGTCGCCGGTTCGATCGGGCCGGGAACCAAACTTCCAACTTTAGGACATATTGGCTTCGAGACACTCAAAGATGCTTACGTCGTCCAAGCCGAAGCGTTATTCGACGGCGGGGCAGATTTGTTATTAGTTGAAACTTGCCAGGATGTGCTGCAAATTAAAGCAGCATTGAATGCGATTGAAGAAGTATTTCGCAATAAGGGACAGCGCTTGCCGTTAATGGTATCGGTGACGATGGAAGCGATGGGAACGATGCTTGTCGGAACGGAGATGGCGGCGGCTTTAACGATTCTGGAACCCTACGCGATCGATATTTTAGGCTTAAACTGTGCCACCGGCCCCGACAAGATGAAAGAACACATCAAATACTTGTCGGAGAACTCTCCTTTTATTATTTCTTGTATCCCGAATGCCGGTTTGCCGGAAAATGTCGGCGGTAAAGCGTACTATCGCCTCACGCCGATGGAATTGCGCTTAGCTTTAATGCACTTCATTGAAGATTTGGGCGTACAAATTATTGGCGGTTGTTGCGGAACTCGTCCGGATCACATCGAACAGCTTGCCGAACTTACCCAAGGTTTGAAACCAAAAGAACGGCATCCTCATTACGAACCTTCTGCTGCTTCGATTTACAGCCCTCAGCCCTATATCCAAGATAATTCCTTTCTCATTGTCGGCGAAAGGTTGAATGCTAGCGGCTCGAAAAAGTGTCGCGATCTCCTCAACGCGGAAGACTGGGATGGCTTGATTTCTTTGGCGAAAGCGCAGGTTAAAGAAGGCGCGCATATTCTCGATGTCAACGTCGATTATGTCGGACGGGATGGCGTGCGCGATATGCACGAACTGGCTTCGCGCTTGGTTAACAATGTCACGCTTCCTTTAATGTTAGACTCGACGGAATGGGAGAAAATGGAAGCGGGCTTGCAGGTAGCAGGCGGAAAGTGCATTCTTAACTCCACGAACTACGAAGATGGCGAACCGCGCTTCTATCAAGTATTAGATTTAGCGAAAAAGTTTGGCGCGGGCGTAGTTGTTGGAACGATTGATGAAGAGGGGATGGCGCGCACAGCAGATAAAAAGTTTGAGATTGCAAAACGCGCCTACGATGCTGCGATTGCCTATGGTTTGCCGCCCTACGAACTCTTTTTCGATCCTTTAGCGCTGCCAATTTCTACCGGAATTGAAGAGGATCGGGAAAATGGAAAGGCAACGATTGAAGCGATTCGTCGCATCCATGAAGAGTTGCCGGGATGTCATATTATTTTGGGTGTATCGAATATTTCTTTCGGCTTAAATCCGGCAGCAAGGCAGGTTTTAAACTCCGTTTTTCTCCACGATGCAATGGCGGTCGGAATGGATAGCGCCATTGTGAGTGCGAGTAAGATTTTACCGTTAGCAAAGATTGAGGAAGAACACCAACAAATCTGTCGCGATTTAATTTACGATCGCCGTCAGTTTGAGGGGGAAGTTTGTACTTACGATCCGCTGACGAAGCTGACGACTTTGTTTGCTGGGAAAAAGCTAAAAAAAGAAGACGCGATCGATAAAAATCTGCCGGTAGAAGAACGCCTTAAGCAGCATATCATCGATGGCGAACGCATTGGCTTAGACGAAGCTTTAACTGAAGCACTCCAAAAGCATCCACCTTTACAAATCATCAATACCTTCCTCCTCGATGGGATGAAAGTAGTTGGAGAATTATTTGGTTCCGGACAAATGCAACTTCCATTCGTCCTGCAATCCGCCCAAACCATGAAAGCGGCTGTCGCTCATTTAGAACCGTTCATGGAAAAGGATGAAAGTAGCGGGAATGCGAAGGGAACGGTTGTCATTGCCACGGTTAAAGGCGACGTTCATGATATTGGTAAAAACTTGGTTGATATTATCCTCTCAAACAATGGTTATAAGGTTGTCAATTTAGGGATTAAACAACCAGTTGAAAACATCATTCAAGCCTACGAAGAACATCAAGCCGATTGTATTGCAATGAGTGGCTTGCTCGTAAAATCGACGGCTTTCATGAAAGAAAACTTAGAAGTTTTTAACGATCGCGGAATTACCGTCCCCGTCATTCTCGGCGGCGCAGCCCTCACGCCCAAATTTGTGCGTGAAGACTGTCAAAATACTTACAACGGGCAAGTTATTTACGGTAAAGATGCCTTCTCTGACTTGCATTTTATGGACAAACTCATGCCTGCCAAAAATGCACGAGAGTGGGATAATGTCAAGGGATTTTTGTCTGAAAATGTCGAATTGGACGAGCCAGCAGAAGAAGTTAATTTAGCGACCGAGAAAGCATCGAATAACGGCAATAAACCCTTAGAAAATGGAGCGGTTCAAGAAGTCGATACGCGCCGTTCTGAAGCCGTCGCCGAAGCAATCGATCGCCCGACACCGCCTTTTTGGGGTACGCAACTGCTTCAACCCGAAGCGCTTCCCCTGGCAGAAATCTTTGAATACCTCGACTTACAAGCATTAATTGCCGGACAGTGGCAATTCCGCAAACCCAAAGAACAATCGCGGCAAGAATACGAAGCCTTTCTCACCGAGAAAGTCTACCCCATTTTAGAGGAATGGAAAACAAAGGTTATTGCCGAAAACTTGCTGCAACCGCAGGTGATTTATGGTTACTTCCCTTGTGCGGCGGAAGGGAATACGTTACAAATCTATGATGCGAAGGCTGTTATGGAAGGAAATCAGGGTTTAGATGCGATCGCATCTTTTGAATTTCCCCGGCAAAAATCCTTGCGCCGCCTCTGTATCGCCGACTTTTTCCGCACTAAAGAAGAAGCCCTTGAAGCGGGTAAATTTGACGTATTTCCCATGCAAGCCGTAACAGTAGGTGAAATTGCCACCGAGTACGCCAAACAGTTATTTGAAGCCAACGACTACACCAACTATTTGTACTTCCACGGATTGGCAGTGCAAACCGCAGAAGCGCTTGCCGAATGGACGCACGCGCGCATCCGGCGCGAGTTAGGATTCAAAGATAAAGAACCGGATAATTTACGCGATATTTTGGCACAACGCTACCAAGGTTCTCGCTATAGTTTCGGTTATCCTGCCTGCCCGAATATGAGCGATCAATATACGCAATTGGAGTTGTTGGACACGGGGCGAATTAATTTGTATATGGATGAAAGCGAGCAATTATATCCCGAACAATCCACCACTGCGATTATTGCCTATCATCCCGTAGCGAAATATTTTAGTGCTTAA
- a CDS encoding SAM-dependent methyltransferase: MTIERSLSADYFDNLYSADPDPWKFETSAYEAQKYEATIAALNRDRYPSALEIGCSIGVLTEKLAARCDKLLSLDVSSLALEKAIDRCQNSPHVRFQVLNVPKQFPDETFDLIVVSEVGYYWCWEDLKLAQEKIYSSLTPKGQLLLVHWIHDAPDYPLRGNHVHDSFQEFAAGRLHQCTSQRTDNYRLDLYEKIE; encoded by the coding sequence ATGACCATTGAACGCTCCTTATCTGCCGATTATTTTGACAACCTGTATAGTGCCGATCCCGATCCTTGGAAGTTTGAAACCAGCGCTTACGAAGCTCAGAAATATGAGGCGACTATCGCGGCACTAAACCGCGATCGCTACCCATCTGCCCTTGAAATTGGCTGTTCCATCGGCGTTTTAACTGAAAAGCTGGCTGCACGGTGCGATAAGCTCCTCTCGCTCGATGTCTCCAGTCTAGCCCTAGAAAAAGCGATCGATCGCTGCCAAAATTCACCGCACGTCCGCTTCCAAGTTCTCAACGTTCCTAAGCAATTCCCAGATGAAACTTTTGACCTAATTGTTGTCTCGGAGGTTGGTTATTATTGGTGTTGGGAAGATTTAAAATTAGCGCAGGAAAAGATTTATTCTTCTTTGACTCCGAAGGGACAACTTTTACTCGTTCACTGGATTCATGACGCACCCGATTATCCTTTACGGGGCAACCATGTCCACGATTCATTTCAGGAGTTTGCCGCCGGTCGGTTGCACCAATGTACGAGCCAAAGAACCGATAATTACCGCTTGGATTTATACGAAAAGATAGAGTAA